The sequence below is a genomic window from Lolium perenne isolate Kyuss_39 chromosome 7, Kyuss_2.0, whole genome shotgun sequence.
TAAGTCTTGATTTTACTTTCTCGGAACCTAACCCCCTTTATGGTGAAAAAATAGATATGAATGCTATATTTGAAGGGCTTGACCAACCACCGAATATTGTTAGTTAAGAGGGGGAGAGTGAAAGTAGCAGCAGTGCAAGCAACATCAACTCTCTTCAGGTAGAGCAACAACATCTTCAACAACCTCTGATTGTTGGATCTATACCACTTGTTGTACCAGAACTGCAACACGCTAGAAGTTTTCCAAAGCCAAATGAAGACCACGATCATCATGTGTACTCATGGAGACCAAGGATGGAAGAACAGGTGGAGCACCATGCCGAAGAAAAGGGGAGCAACAACCGCAAGGGGGTTACGGGTTGTTGAGGCTGATTTGCCTGAAGAAAGGTATCTGGCAATACAATGGAATCATTTGATTTGCCTATTGTTTTAAGGAAGGGGACAAGAGCAGTTACCTTCAAATAAATCAATAGATATATGGTTTGGTACACAACATCACTAACTATTTATCATATGAAGCTTTATCCCTATCATATAAGGCATTTTTTAGCGTCTCTCCAGTCAATTGCAATTCCAATAGATTGGAGGGCGGCCAAGCGAGATCAGAAGTGGTTTGCAACTATGAAATAAGAATTGGAGGCATTGAGGAAGAACAATACTTGGGAATTGGCTACTATTCCTAGAGGAAATAATGCAATCAATTGTAAATGGGTCTATACTATAAAACATATATATGCAGGAAAGATAGAGAGATACGTACAAAGAAAGATTGGTAGCTACATGATATAGTCAAGCATATGGGATCGATTATGATGAAACATTTACACATGTGGCAAAAATGAATATAGTGAGGGTCTCAATCTCATGTGTAACAAACTTTGGATGACCCTTACACCAGTTGGTTGTGAAAAATGCATTCCTACATGGTGATCTACAAGAAGGAGATTAAATGGAGATTCACTGGGACTAGCTTAAGGTAAAGTGTGCAGGTTAAAGAAGACGCTCTATGGATTAATACAATCTCCTAGATCTTGGTTTGATCGATTTAGAAGAGTTGTGTGTGAAATGGGGCATGGACAATGTAATGGAAACCACATTGTATTCTATAGACATTCAAGATCCCCTTATTCTTTTTTTCAGAATTTGGATTTAATAAATTCCTTTTACAAGGAAAGTCCGAAAAAATACTTTTTCTTTTTAGATCAAGTAAAAAAGTAAATAACAATTCTAGTATTCTACGTGGATGGCATTATAATGACAGGAGATGATGCACCAGAAATAACATGGGTAAAGAATTGTTTAAGCTAAGACTATGAAGTCAAAGATCTGGGGAACTTACATACTTTCTTGGAATAGAGGTGGCAAGGTCAAACAAGGGAATAGTTCTATCATTACGCAAGTATGTCTTGGACCTTCTTAGTGATATGGGGATGATGGAATGTCGTGCAACTCCAACACCCATGGATCAAAATCAGAAGGTAACAACTCAATGCGGTAAACTCATAGACAAGGAGAGATATCAGAAAGTGGTAGAAATATTGTTATACTTGTGTCACACAAGACCAGATATTGCATGTGCAGTTGGTGTAGTGAGTAGATATATGCATTATCCAAGAAGTGGATGCATGGATGTTGTTCACCGAATATTAAGATATTTAATAGGAATTCCACAAAAAGGTTATAGTTTTAAGCAAATGAACATCTAATAGTTGATGGTTATAGTGATGCCGAATGGATAAGTTGTTTAGACGATAGGTCAACTTATGGTTATTGTGTAattgttgggggggggggggcttggtAGCATGGAGAAGCAAAAAAAAACAACCAGTAATATTAAGATCAACTAAAGAAGCAAAGTACAGAGCCATGTCTCTAGGATTAAGTGAAATTGATGCAGCATGACCTCTGGTCATCACCACATCATATGTGTTAACGCCAACATATCTACCAAAGGTGAATCAGATTGTTTATACGTGTTCATTACTACCCGCACAAATGGTATACAACTGTATAATCTGTTGTGTGTCAATGGTAGAGATACATTGACACTGACAAAGAGAAAAGAAGGAAGTGTGACCGTTAGAGTAAACAAGGTCAAGATCGTAGAGGAGCAAGAACCGAGAAGAAAGAGGATTAGGAGTTACCAAGCAAGTGTTGGTCTACTAATAAATCACTAGTACGAAACCGCTTATAGATAGAAATGAATTTTATGACGCATTTAAAAAGGCGTGCTCCACAAaaatatttctgtggcgcatgatgTCGCATGACCTCTGGTCATCACCACATCATATGTGTCAATGCCAACATATCTACCAAAGGTGAATCAGATTGTTTATACGTGTCCATTACTACCCGCACAAATGATATACCACTATATAATCTGTTGTGTGTCAATGGTAGAGATACATTGACAGTGACCAAGAGAAAAGAGGGAAGTGTGACCATTAGAGGAAAGAAGGTCAAGATCGTAGAGGAGCAAGAACCGAGAAGAAAGAGGATTAGGAGTTACCAAGCAAGTGTTGGTCTACTAATCAATCACTAGTATGAAAACGCTTATAGATAGAAATGAATTTTGTGGCGCATTTAAAAAAGGCGTGCTCCACAAAAATATTTATGTGACGCATGCAAACCATATGCGCCATAGATGCGCTATATGCACCACAATATTGTGTATTTCTGTAGCGCATATTGATATATGCGCCGCGAAAAACATATTTGGATTTTTAAATTCTAGATTTTTTAAAAATttagatttttttgaaattttagaaTTTTTAGAATCTTTTCCAATTTTAACTTCTAGGATTGTTTTGATTTTTTAATTAGTTCtttttaaaattaaaataaaattaattttgatattttaattttttctaattttttaaaaTGGTCTTTTTAAAAAAATTAGACTATTTTGAAATTTTAGAATTTTTTAGATTCTTTTCCATTTTTTGAACTTTaaggattttttttctttttttgggaAAAATTTAGTTTCTTTGAAATTTTCTAAAAATTTAGAATTTCTCAAAAAATTATTTTaattttttacattttttgaaactTGTAAATTTTATAAcctttttaaatttaaatttttacATTTTTGAAATTTGTTTTTTTACATTTTTTGTAATTTGTGTAAAAAGTTTACATTGTTTGAAATTTgtatttttttgaaaattttgaatttcctattgaaaattttgaagttttttattttttgagaaATTTTAAAACACATATATATACACATAAACTACACACATATACACAAAGAAGCCTTAAGAGGGTTGATATGATATTAATATAAATTAGAACTTTAGTAGTACAACGTCGAGATCTGGGAAGGGACGTGAAGGAAGGAGGCGCGGTCTAGAGAGCGGCGCAGCGCAAATGGTATGTGGAAGGGACGAGAAGGAAGGAGGGGGTGACTCTTTATACAGCGGCGACGGGCGAATTGGCGGCGGGAGCGTTGGCAATAACGCTAGCACGGATGGTCACGAGGCCATGCGCGAAGAGGCACTTACTACGCCGCCTGAGAAATTCAcggtaacgtcgcttgaccagagGTAGGCGACATGTTTTAGACTTCCCTGTCAATGACACGTCGGGCCCGCCACTAGCGACGCGTTTCCACGCTCTGTCCGATGCGCCCGCAGCATCCCCTGTGGAGCAGAAATGACCTACGCAGAACACCGTATTGGCCGCATCGGGCGGACCGGTTAAATGTCTACTGTACAGAATATGAACCGACTTTGAGTGACGTGACCGGAGATGCTTTAACTCGCCTAGTTATCCCCTTGTACACCTGGGCAAagttcgggccgggccgggtttTGGGCCGGGCTTCAAAAAGCCCACGGGTAAAAATtcaggcccgagcccggcccggcccgaccgtcGGGCCTGTAATTTAAGCCCGAACCCGGCCCGAACGAGCaaaaagcccggcccggcccgagaagCCCGGCCCGACTAGGCTAAAATGCACGAAAATgaaggcccgagcccggcccggcccgacgttCGGGCTCAGATTTCAGGCCCGAACCCGGCCCGAAGTGCAAGCCCgacccggcccggcccggcccgaaaatCTCGGGCCGGGCCGTCCGAGCGGATTCAGCCCAGGCTACCTATTGAGTCAACATTCAGAAATTGAATAGAATTCGACAGCAAGCAACCTCCTATTACTCCGtacatgaatagttgatggtACGTGAGAAAATCATGTAAAATAAGTAGCAATGGTGAATTTTGCAATTTCCTCCCTCTGCCATGCATGCCGTGTCGAGCAGTCTCTCGTCTGCCATGTCGTCTTGTCACTTTTCTGGCTTGAGTCGTCTTGTCACTCTTTCTCTCTGCTCAAGGCGACGTGGTGAATGGAGTATAGACAGTGCACGGGCTACACAAGCTAGCGTTGGGTCGAGGTGCTACTGGTAGTTCGAGGTGCTACTGGTAGTTGTGGCAATAAACACTTTCGATCTGGGATGTGCCCTTCTATCACAATATATCACAAGCTGAGGAGTGGGAACTGGGGAGAGACCTCGCCTCTTGGTTCGCTCGGAGAAGGAGAAGCGAACACCGTCGCCCGTCGGGGAGGAGAGGACATAACCCTGCTCGGAGAAGTGAGCACCATTGAGGAGGTGGAGGAGCACTCAGGTCTTCTGTCGGCCTACATGTGAAACGGTAAATCTTTGATTTTGTCCAACTTCTCCTTCTCCATCTGGCATTCTGGCCGGATGCGCTCGGTCTGCTAACAATGAAACAACTTCGCAGCTCCGGCTCGGCCAACCAGTTCGAAGCAATGTCCGACAGGGCTGATGACGAGGGGAACACGGATATGGTAGTGGCTGGCGGCGAGGACCCCATCGTCGCCCTCCCGGACGACGTCCGAAGGTACCTCATGTCGTTCTTGCCTTCCCGGGATGCTGTGCGGACCTGCGTCCTCGCCAAGAGCTGGCGCACGTTCTGGAAGTCCGTGCCCGCCCTGCGCATCAGCGACCCTGAGAGCTTCGAGGGTGCGCATGGCTTGAGCACGTTTGTGGACGAGCTGATTCGCCTCCGCGACCCAGTGCCTCTGAATGTCTGTGACATCAGTTCTGCTGTTCACTACGATCCCGATCCTAGCTGCGACTTCGATCGGAGGGACGGCGAATTCCGGCGCATGGAACCGTGGCTCAAGCACGCTGTATCCAATCGAGTCCAAGTGCTACGAGTTCGTTTTGTTTGCTGGGTAACCAACATGACTCTCGTCTCCTCACACTTGAAGAGGGTAGAGTTCTACGACGTAAAGTTTGAGGGACGCTGTCTGGATTTTTCGAGCTGTCAGGTGCTAGAGGTGTTGGAGTTAAATAACTGTCAGATCTTCGCGAATATCTCATCCAAATCATTACGACATCTAAAGATTGATGGCTCAGTTTTGCGCGGCTTTTATGCGCGCATACGCATTTTTGCCCCAAATCTTACTAGTTTTCAACTAGTTGCATTCAGCGGTTTGGCTCCTTTCCTTGAGAGCATGCCATCACTGGTAACCGCATCCGTTAAGCTTGGAGGAGCATACATAGGAGAGTGCATGGACTGTTGTAGCTGTGGTAATCGATCATGTGAGGGATGCACTGTTCAAACTGGAAACAATGACAGTTCTGTGGTTCTCAAAAGCTTGTCAGGTGCTATGAATTTGGAGTTGACAACAGAAGATAACATGGTATGCTCTGACTTTTGCTTCTCATGTTTCTGTTTGCTATATGCTATGTCCCATTTATGGTTATATCCATAAATATAAGCATATCAAACTACCTCCCTGTGAGCATTTCATATTTTCACCGATTCGTATGTTTGAATCTTAATGTTTGTAGCATTACATCACCTATGGTTGGCTTGATGCATATCACATACCAGTACTTGACACTTTAATCACATATACTACCTCTGTTCCAAACTATAAGATATATTGGTAGGCTAAAATAGCCTTGCAAAACGTCTTATATTATAGGACAGGGGTAATACTATTGAAAGCGTATGGGATATACTAGATCTTAATCTCAGCTACACTTCTGAGTAGTTTCTGAAGTCCAGCATATGATATAAATCTCTATATATGCCTACGTTTAATTACTGTCAAAATATAAACCTGCAGAAAGTTTCCAATGAGTACTTCTGTTTCTCAAAAACATCATGCATGTTAGACCTTCTATTGTTCGTTAACCATCTTCACTTTGTCCAGTGTATTTACGCCTTGTTAAGTTAAACCATGAATTCTTCTTTAACCTTCTTCATTTTGTCCAGATTGTTTACAGAAATTATTTGAAATGCTACCCGTTTTTTGGCAAGCTAAAAACGCTCCTGCTCAATCAGTGGTGTATGGTTGATAACTTCACTGTACTGGTTTACTTTCTTCACCACTCACCAATTCTAGAGGTGCTTACGCTGCAGCTTCATTTTGAAACTCGGGAGGTATATATTCTCCAAGTATGATAGTTTATATCTTTGAAGTTGCCGTGTACCTTCTGTTGACTTCAGTAAAATATTTTTGTTTGCTATAGGAACAGCTTGTCACCGAAACAGATGAAAGCTACAATTCAAGTGTACCATCAATTATATCAAATCATCTCAAGGTAGTCAAAATCATATGTGACACAAAGGAAGATGCAAGGCTTCACCATATTTTAACGATCCTCTGTACTCATGGAGTACCTTCTGAGCAAATTGACATCCAGTAAACTCGGTTTGCCTGTAAGTAACCATTACCTATCTTTATGGTTATTATCTTTTGGTAGTCACTATTCAGCATGTAAATGCAATAACATAATTTCATAAAAAAGCTAAAATACAACAATGCAGCATTTGATATTGTATCTTTTTGCACTACTTTTACATTCTTCTAGCCAACCATAACACATAGAGTCCCTGGTACCCAGTCTCTACTCTAACAGGTGCCCAATAGCAACCTTGCTGAGCCCATCTGCTGGGTCAATAACTACAGGTGCTTGGTCGCCACAGCAGCATGCCCATGGCGACAACATAGACAGGGCGGAGAGCATATCACTGCAACCGAAAGTATTAAGTAGGAACTTATTGCTTGGTTAACAAAACTAGCAGGTCTGTGTAAGTCCAGCCAGTACTGGTGGTAGAACTTCAGCAGGGTTCTATTCCTGTCTTCGTAAAGGGACAGTTTAACACTAACAAAGTTGTTCTTTCGTTATTTGaagatcaaataaatggtcaaatTTTTGCCTTTTAAATTACCTCTGAAACCTTCTGTTCAGTTTCGTGTTATTAGCAAATTCTTCCAACATTCCAATAGCTAGATCAAGTTGCATTTTGGTTAGACACTCCCAAGTTATTCTCTCACAGTATTCCCCGTGTTTCTTCTAAGTCTGACAGTCTCATGTACTCACATTATCCTTTTTTGTTTATGCAGGTTTTCGTTTCGAGCTGGACGCGTTCAGTTGAGCTGGTCTACCTTGTCCCTGGTTATTCGAACTTTTATGTCTCTGGATGTAGTACCATCCAGTGTGCCTATTCATATGAACTCGTATGTATCTTGCTGCGTGGCTTGTTGCCTGGATGCAGTTGAAGTGTCTCTGTAGTCTGCTAGTGCACTTTTGGTTCGTCTGAACCTGTCTACTGTTGTTTCAGATTGTGCTACTACGTACCGTTTTATTGTCTGGACCTCTTTCTTAGCTTCCATGTGGACTTATAATCAAGTCTTAGTTATACTTGGATGATGTGTGAGTTTGTCTATACATTTGCTATGCATTCTAGCGATTTAGAGATTGAACAAGTTCAGAATTTATGCACAGCCAAAGTTTAAGTTTGAATTCTATAAACATTGAGAATATTACTTGATTCTACTCAGCATAATGAATCAGATCTGGACTTGTAAATTCGGTTATATATGAGAGATACGGCTATCAGGAAAATTGCATAGATAACGTATAAAACCATGCATGCACGAGAACAAGAAAATCTGAGAGACCTCCGCAATTTAGAATTGTGGAACAGTGGGTTCTTGTAGAATTGGGGTTCAAGACTTCAAGTACTTACAAGGGTCCCATGAACATTTTCTTATACAAAATTTTAAGGTGAAACAGATAATCTTTTGTCAAAGAATATACAAGGAGCACTAGGTCACAAAATGAACAGTTAGACTTGATGTTGTACAGCTCAGTTAGCAATTATTTGGTCGTTTTAGaagaaaaaaaatccaaaaaaaatagTGGCACTGCTAACAAGAACATGAGCAATAACTACAAACTTATGGAAAGACAGAGAAATGGCCCGAATCCTGATTTTCCTGCTTAAGATGCAATCTTGTAACATACACAATACCTTTTCATAAGTCGACCAAGTATGGAAGGAACACAAAAAGGACATGGGGAAAACAGCAGCAGCATAGTAGCAATAGCAAAGAAGCAGGCAAGCAGTTAACTGTTCGTCTGCTCACAGTTATATTAAGAGACAGAGGTCGCAAGCATGGTATCTAAGAAAATGAAGAGATTAACTTGCAGAGATTAAAATCACATGGTTGAAGT
It includes:
- the LOC127313117 gene encoding putative FBD-associated F-box protein At5g56440 isoform X2, with amino-acid sequence MSDRADDEGNTDMVVAGGEDPIVALPDDVRRYLMSFLPSRDAVRTCVLAKSWRTFWKSVPALRISDPESFEGAHGLSTFVDELIRLRDPVPLNVCDISSAVHYDPDPSCDFDRRDGEFRRMEPWLKHAVSNRVQVLRVRFVCWVTNMTLVSSHLKRVEFYDVKFEGRCLDFSSCQVLEVLELNNCQIFANISSKSLRHLKIDGSVLRGFYARIRIFAPNLTSFQLVAFSGLAPFLESMPSLVTASVKLGGAYIGECMDCCSCGNRSCEGCTVQTGNNDSSVVLKSLSGAMNLELTTEDNMIVYRNYLKCYPFFGKLKTLLLNQWCMVDNFTVLVYFLHHSPILEVLTLQLHFETRELVTETDESYNSSVPSIISNHLKVVKIICDTKEDARLHHILTILCTHGVPSEQIDIQ
- the LOC127313117 gene encoding putative FBD-associated F-box protein At5g56440 isoform X1, whose amino-acid sequence is MSDRADDEGNTDMVVAGGEDPIVALPDDVRRYLMSFLPSRDAVRTCVLAKSWRTFWKSVPALRISDPESFEGAHGLSTFVDELIRLRDPVPLNVCDISSAVHYDPDPSCDFDRRDGEFRRMEPWLKHAVSNRVQVLRVRFVCWVTNMTLVSSHLKRVEFYDVKFEGRCLDFSSCQVLEVLELNNCQIFANISSKSLRHLKIDGSVLRGFYARIRIFAPNLTSFQLVAFSGLAPFLESMPSLVTASVKLGGAYIGECMDCCSCGNRSCEGCTVQTGNNDSSVVLKSLSGAMNLELTTEDNMIVYRNYLKCYPFFGKLKTLLLNQWCMVDNFTVLVYFLHHSPILEVLTLQLHFETREEQLVTETDESYNSSVPSIISNHLKVVKIICDTKEDARLHHILTILCTHGVPSEQIDIQ